A stretch of DNA from Carassius carassius chromosome 22, fCarCar2.1, whole genome shotgun sequence:
TAAAGAGAACTTTCTTGGAACCAGAGAATATTGAGGACCGGGTCGAGGTAGTCCGGCATCCAGATGAAGAGGGTTAGATGCATACACTAACATGCATGCACTCAAAATGATCCAACCCTACACCATTAGGCATTATTTGCCTAAAGATGCACCAAACATAAACATTTTGTGGTATTCCCTCAACTTTATTCAGGTGAGGACTTTTCAGATGAGGAACATGACAATTTGGTTGATGATCTTGCACCTGCGGAGCACCTtggtgaacaggagcaaattttccATGACTTGCATACGAGCCGGATGAGTTATGAAGACCTGGTCAAGAAGAGTGTGGTATGAAAGCTTAAGATCGATTTCCAGGGAAGTAATGATTCATGAATTGGACCGTGCTAATTTATTCTTTCTGGTTTTTCTGTATGTAGGACCTGTTTCTGGTAAACTCTCAGAAGTACGCGCAGGAGACTGCGTTGTCTCGAAGAGTCAAAGAGTGGGAGGATGGAATCAACCCTCATCTTGCTGCTCAGGTAATGTGGGATGATTCTTGCAAGGTTTTGGTAACCGGTTTCTTAAAATGTtcatcatagaaaaaaaaaactattagttTAACCCCATTAAATGAGTGTCTTAACATTGTGTGCACAGGAGACCAGTCCAGCTTTTGACATCCATGAGTATGGAGACAGAATTGTCCAATCACTCTCTAATGTGGGAGTGAAAAAATCATTTGCCTTTGTCGTCAAAGGCAAAGAGAACACAGAGGCCTGCAGATACATGTTGGCTGCGCTACAGCTGGTGGGTATAAAAAATAATGACCCCTGCTACTACTTACCTGCGAGTCTAATTATGCATTACCATTTAGGGTGTCCTTGCCAGTTTGAGCAACATCTATTTCTTTGACTGAGATTTGTACTGATACTTgagttaaaaacatacaaaaatggcAGATTATGACCTGATGCCATTTCTGCATTACAGGCTAATGATTACACTGTGGAGATTGACAAGAGAGAGGGGCTTGAAGACAGCGTAGATACTATAGAGCTCACGCTACTGACTACACAGAGGGCTCATGAACGTCTCAAAACCTACAATGCACCCTCTGCTACAGATATTCTTTGATCTTTTGTTTATtgcttataatttttttcctttggcCCCAAACAGAAGCTATTTATCACTGACAGCAACAAAGAGATAAAATCCAAAAATAGACTTTAtatgcttttcttttcttggtCTTTTTTGGCAGATAATTCCTGTATTCTGATATCCAGCACATCACTTAGATTTGGGTTTGGTCTTTAAATATGCAAGGATGGATGCGAGTCCTGAGATGAAGACATAACAGGTGTTTTCACAGGTGTTTGAGACCTGCCTTGCATTTTAATTCGCTAATGTGTCATTTTTGACTAATATTATGATAAAAGGCTGTAAAATGGTTAAAAAGGTCCGTTTCTATGCATTCTCTAATTTTAATCTTTAAGTAAACTGCATGTATGTACTGTTTTTTTGTAGAATTATATaacaatcataaaaataaaaaaatgctgctgCACTATTTAAAAAGTCATTTCTGTGTGTGATGTGAATAAATAGCAGGTGCAACTAACTTATAGTAGCAGTGAGATGTACAAGAACTGTTTctggatttttgttgttgttgttataatttGGATTTATAACCATCTTGGGTTGGTGCTATTATATGTACTTCACAGATTTAATCTACTACACAAGTTTAAATTAGAACTAGAACATCCCCCCCTAGGTTTAAGTAATGTTATATGCTTTTATCACTAAAATATTTCTACATtgctttattagatttttttattttggtactAACTCTCATTTCTGTTGTCTGATTTTCCATCCATTTACTTTATTTCAATAACAAAAAAGTATAGTTTTAGTTTAACTTAAATCAGAACACTTAATTATGAACGTATGGAACTAGAATGTGGTTGATCGGCATTTTGAAATTAGGCTTTATTGTGCAAACACATTTTCCATTATTAAGATTAATCTGGAAATAATTTAACATAGTTTTTCATGTGATTACGTATACTTTCAGCGATCTGTACATCATTTTTCATTCTATTGTAGTAGTCCAGGAAGAGTCCGTCTGGGTTAACCAGGTAGATGATGATGGTGTGGTCCACAATATAATCTCCATCCTCATCTTTAGGCCCAGCGCTGGCATAGACCCTATAATCCCGTCCTGCCTGCTTCACTTCCTCCGCAGTACCTGTCAATCCAATCAGCCGGGGATGGAAATCTTTTACGTACTTGGCCATGGCAGCCACGTCATCCCTCTCAGGGTCAACTGTGATAAAAAGCGGCTGGACTGGGGGCAGGCTGGGGTCTTTATCAAGAGTATGCACCACATTGGTCAATTTATCCAGCTCGTCTGGGCAGATATCCGGACAGTGGGTGAAGCCGAAGTATAAGAGCACCCAGCGGCCCAGGAAGTCACGTTTGGTCCTTCGCTGTCCTGTGTGATCCAACAGACTGAAGTCTCCCTGTCCGACTGCCACTTTTCTCAACTGCTCCACTCTCTGCCTCTGGATCTTCTGTTGTTTCTCCTGGTAAACATACCACCACGTACCAATAATACCACCTCCAAAAAGCAACGTCACCATTAAGCGTGTTCGCAGTTTCATCCCTGCTGTTGAGCCTGGGTTTGGCGTTTTAGAGGAGCCTTGAGAGTAAAAAACTCTTTGCTCTCTAAGAAACCATGGTAGACGGCAGTGTAGTGAAGGAAAACCTTCAGCTGGTGTTCTAATATGGGACATATGCATCTTTTTGAGAGATCTGCATGAGGGGAATGTGGCTTTTGGGATATGATGTGAAAGCTGACTTATTTCTCTCATTGTTGCCTGCTGGATGCTCCATGATCTCACATGCCAATCCAGTCCTCTGAGGCAGCGGAGTCCCAACATCCTCCGAATAACTGATGGAGACAAAACAAGGCAAAGCTGAGCAACTTAAAAATATTCATGATAAACTCCAGTCTGAATCTAGGTTTTGAATCCTAGAGATCTGTCTTCCTACAGtcacactttcactttcaagtgGAGAGACCTGCTTGAAGATCTGCTTAATAGAGCTCCAGAAACAGGATCACAatctgtttattattaatatattcatgATAAATTATACAGATCTACAAAAGAATAAGCATAAACCATCAGTACATAAACATTCAATGTCTAATCATCagtatacaagtatataaatatcaTCACATTACTTCATCTATTTTCCTTCTGATACCTTTAACTGAATTTTGCCttgattatttacatttttttgtaatattgaaAAGGATCCCGTACTGTACAAGAAATGCAATAGCCTTCTATGGCAGGTCAATGACAATATTAGCAAGCTAACATTAGCTTGAAAAAAGAAAACGTTTATACCACCGTCTTTGGTCGGTGCAAATGCAGGACTGAACACAAATTGAAATACAAAATGACAGTTGAAACACGTTTAAATTATACTAACCCTGAGGCAACAGTCGTCTGTCCTTACTTCTAAATGTAAACTTGAGCTCCACATGTAACACACAACCAGCACACAACAGTAAGACGATGTCAGCCTTGAGTTTCGAGCTCGCAGATTCATTTACAGCATGCATTGAAGGTCATGTAGAAATGTTGTAATTTTAaacaatgtatttataaataacatatagatatttattatgttatattattaagTAATATGCATTAATATTTGCTACAGTACAAATCATGTGGTAGATTCGTCATTAACAGTCAAGAGCTGAAAGGCCACTAGATGGCACTGGCAGTCTTTGATGGCAGGTTGGGAAGATGAAAATGTGTAAAACTGTCATggtttacagttattttattattatttttatcaaccGAATTTTAATATCTGACTGAAGATTGTCGTTATTATGTTATACGCTCGTGCACGATCATGCCCCGAGAGAGTGCGAGCCCGCGTCATATCCATAGCAACGGACGCAAACACAACAGTGCCTCGCGGCTCTCACGCGCTGTCTGGACCATGGACCCTGCACCAGCGTCTTACTACGGACCCCTGGATAAAAACAACCCAGTCCTGTCAGCTTTTCAAAGTGAcctaaaagagtttaaagcacATATAAAGAAACTTTCAAGCTCACCGAGCTACGACTACCGATCTTATTCTAGAGGGTAAGAAATAAACAAGgataaaaaggcaaaaaaatcgaatttcaTCAGCTCTTTGTAGTATATTTAATGttctattatgtttttttatatatattttattaactgaCAGGTCCACAAAACTGTTTGAAACATGGAACAATTATAAATCTCGCCTTCCTCCGTCTTATTTCGAAGAGCACCTGTTGCAAACAGCAGATTTCCTGCTAAACTCTAAGGTAAGTAACGTTACCTTTTTTAACCACATTTACACTAATTGGGGGTTATATCAAATACATTTAGCGAATGCATTCTATCTTGATCCATTCCATATCACGTTTCCTTTctataaatatttcttaatttcataaGCTTTACAGGCTTGCTCTATGGCAGGGGTACAGACTCTATCTGCAGCAGTTTTGCACACTAAGTCTAGAAAGCATTCGAGATGTGGAGGACTTCAGGCAGTCCTTTTTCTCAGATGGTTTTGATTCAAAGAGAGCCCGACTAATGGTTA
This window harbors:
- the LOC132098965 gene encoding protein SCO2 homolog, mitochondrial-like yields the protein MHAVNESASSKLKADIVLLLCAGCVLHVELKFTFRSKDRRLLPQVIRRMLGLRCLRGLDWHVRSWSIQQATMREISQLSHHIPKATFPSCRSLKKMHMSHIRTPAEGFPSLHCRLPWFLREQRVFYSQGSSKTPNPGSTAGMKLRTRLMVTLLFGGGIIGTWWYVYQEKQQKIQRQRVEQLRKVAVGQGDFSLLDHTGQRRTKRDFLGRWVLLYFGFTHCPDICPDELDKLTNVVHTLDKDPSLPPVQPLFITVDPERDDVAAMAKYVKDFHPRLIGLTGTAEEVKQAGRDYRVYASAGPKDEDGDYIVDHTIIIYLVNPDGLFLDYYNRMKNDVQIAESIRNHMKNYVKLFPD